In the genome of Penaeus vannamei isolate JL-2024 chromosome 26, ASM4276789v1, whole genome shotgun sequence, one region contains:
- the LOC113824834 gene encoding complement C1q-like protein 4, with the protein MARLMIAALAVLCGFASGQGDRGPQSGRISSAPFPGAPPAPRPIIPGSTPDSLPPEYRCSSAFSVRKATRGSSTVRNGFATRVRFQDVLTAEGGWSPSENDFLAPCRGLYYFSFHGVAPDRGDFTLALMKNGQYQVTAYGGKGNYQQGSNSALLLLNQGDLVHLELQQGSLYEHPNNEAYVSFSGFLVKAY; encoded by the exons ATGGCACGACTGATGATAGCAGCGCTGGCCGTGCTGTGCGGCTTTGCCAGCGGCCAGGGCGACCGCGGACCCCAAAGTGGCCGCATCTCCAGCGCCCCTTTCCCCGGCGCTCCCCCCGCGCCGCGCCCCATCATCCCGGGCAGCACCCCAGATTCGCTCCCACCAGAGTATAG GTGCTCGTCAGCGTTCTCCGTGCGCAAGGCCACACGAGGCTCGTCGACGGTGCGAAACGGCTTCGCGACCCGCGTCAGGTTCCAG GACGTGTTGACGGCTGAGGGAGGCTGGTCGCCGTCGGAGAACGACTTCCTGGCTCCTTGCAGGGGCCTCTACTACTTCTCCTTCCACGGCGTGGCTCCAGACAGAGGCGACTTTAC GTTGGCCCTGATGAAGAACGGCCAGTACCAGGTGACAGCCTATGGCGGGAAGGGCAACTACCAGCAGGGCTCCAACTCGGCCCTCCTCCTGCTGAACCAGGGCGACCTGGTCCACCTGGAGCTGCAGCAGGGAAGCCTCTACGAGCACCCAAACAACGAGGCTTACGTGTCCTTCAGCGGCTTCCTCGTCAAGGCCTATTAG